ACGTTGTAGCCTCGATGAAGTAACACCGGGTGTACTTAAACGCGCAGCTAAACATCTATGGGTAAGGTGAGTCTTTTTCGGATCCGACCGTCTCTGGGCTCGGCGACTTGCTTGCTGTTCGTTAGCGTCGATCCAACCTGGGTTATTCGCCCAGCCTTCACCTCAACCGCCGATTGACTCATTCATCTTAATGGAGAGTTGAAATCCTTCGACTCTCTCCAATCCTGATCCGATCAAGTGCCCGGTTTAACGCGTCCAAGGCATCAAGCAGGGCTTTCGCCTCAGCTTCCCGGCCATCACCCCAAAGGCGTTCTGCCATTTTGTTCAGGGCCTGGATGGAGCGCTCAATTTCAGCAGCAGTCGCTACTTTGCTTTCCGGCTGTTTCTTCAGCATTGAGTAACCTGCTTTCAGTTGCTAGCCCAAGAGTATCGGCCACCAGGGACAACTACCCCTAGCCAGATATCACTTCTTCGACGATTTGCTGCTGGCAGGAATATGCAAATAAGACATCACGCTTTCAGTCAGCTCGGTCGCCAACTTGACCGCTTCTTTATTGCGCGCCATCACACCCGCCACCAATCCTTCGATCAAGGCGAGTACGGCGATGTTGGAGCTGGTCATTACCGGATGGTCGGCGGGGGCAAACAGCACGTGTTCGGCAATGCTGGTGAGCGGCGATGCGGGTGAGTCGGTGATCGCCAGCACCGAGGCGCCGCGCTCATTGGCGAAGCGGGCGAGTTGCAGGGTGTCGAGGGAATAGCGCGGCAGGGAGATCGCCAGCAACACATCCTGATCGGTGATGGCAGCCAGGCGGTAAGCGGCATTTTCGTTGCCGCCCTCCATGCTGATGGCGGTGGCGTCGGCACAGAAGGGCATCAGGGTCGAGGCGGCGAGGCCGGCGAAGTAGACGCTGTTGCCAAAGCCCAGGATGTAAATTTTGCGCGCTTCGATCAGGCGGGTGACGAACGCTTCAAAGGTGTCGGCGTGGTTGTTGGTGGCTGCCGTGGCGAGGTTGCTGGTGGCGCTCTGGATTTGCTCATGCAGGCCAAATGCACCGCCAGGACGATGCGCCAGTTCGTTGCGCAGTTTGTCGACCGGCGACACCATCTGCTGCAACGTCGCGACCAGCTCGGCCTTCATGCCGGTGTAGCCACCCAGGTTCAGTGCCTTGGCCAGACGATTGACCGCGGCCGGTGAGGTGGAGGTTTCATGGGCCATTTCTTCGATGGTCAGCGTCGCGGCCCTTAGCGGGTGACGCAGGATAAAATCCGCCACCTTGCGCAGTGAAGGCTGTAGATCGGAAACGATTTCCGCCAGTTTACGCATCACCGGCGCGGCATAGACCGTGGTGTCTTTCGAAGGGGTCGGCATGTCCGGCTCTACAGTTCCTGAGGGTTGGAGATGGGGCAGGCGCATAACCTGTAGGAGCGAGGCTTGCCCGCGAAGAACGATAACGCGCAATGCCTGAAAAACCGCGGTGTTCGCTTCGCGGGCAAGCCTCGCTCCTACGGGGTTTTGCGCGGGGGCATAAGTTGGCTGGAGTGTATGATTATTTCAAGCTGCCGGCCAGAAACTGCCGAAGCCGCTCGGACTGTGGATTGACCAGCACTTCACGCGGATTGCCGCGCTCTTCGACCAGGCCCTTGTGCAGGAACACCAGCTGGTTCGAGACCTCGCGGGCAAAGCCCATTTCGTGGGTCACGACCACCATGGTGCGGCCTTCGAGTGCGAGGTCCTGCATGACTTTCAGCACCTCGCCGACCAGCTCGGGGTCGAGGGCTGAGGTCGGTTCATCGAACAGCATCACTTCCGGCTCCATGGCCAGCGCCCGGGCAATCGCTACCCGCTGCTGCTCACCACCCGACATATGCGCCGGCCAGGCGTCCATGCGGTGCGCCACGCCGACTTTGTTCAGGTAATGCTCGGCCTTTTCCCGTGCTTGTTTCTTGTTCATGCCCAGCACATGTACCGGGGCCTCCATGACGTTTTCAAGGGCGCTCATGTGCGACCAGAGGTTGAAATGCTGAAACACCATCGACAGTCGCGAACGCATGCGTTGTAGCTGTTTGGGCTCGGCAGCCTTGAGCCCGCCGAGTTTGTTGGTCACCAGCTTGAGCGGTTCGCCATTGAGCACGATGTTGCCGGCGTTGGGCTGTTCCAGCAGGTTGATGCACCGCAGGAAGGTGCTTTTGCCGGAGCCGCTGGAGCCGATGATGCTGATCACGTCACCGGCCTTCGCCTCCAGGGACACGCCCTTGAGTACTTCGTGGGTGCCGTAGCTTTTGTGAAGATCCTGAATTTCAAGTTTGTACATGGTTTCAACTCTCTGGAATCAGTCGCTGAGCAAGCGGCCTTGGCGAATAGGGCGAGTACCGGCCACTTTGGCCAGCCACAAACCGGGCTGGGCAAAGCGCAGACGTTCACGGGCATAGAGGATGCCGTCGGTGCTGGCGCGCACGATGCTGTGGCGATCGGTCAGCGGATCAATCACTTCGAACAGCGGGTCGCCGACCCTGACCCGGGCCCCCAGCGGTTGCAGATAACTCACGACGCCGGGGTGCGGCGCATAGGCGTACTGCGCACCGGCGAAGGGTGTCGCTTCACAACGGTTCGGTGGCGCGTCAGGCCAGTCGCCGCTGATCAGGCCTTGCTCGGCGAGGTAGCCGAGAATAGCTTGCGCGCTCTCGATGCATTGCTCGCGTTCGGTATCGGCCATGCCGCGCAATTCGATCGTGGTGGCCACACACGCCAGCGGAATGTCGGCTTCAGGAAAGAGTTCGGCCAGACGCAACCAGGGAATCGCGCAGGCTTCATCAAAGGCACTGCCGCCCGCATCCTCGGCCAGCAATGCGGCGCCGGCACCCAGTCGAGCGGCCAATGAGCGCAGGCGCGGCCAGTGTTGCGGCATGGCGTAAAGCAGCATGATCGACTCGAAATCGCAGTGCAGGTCCAGCACCACATCGGCGTCACAGGCATGTGAAAGCAACAGGCGGCGCAGGCCATCGAGTTCCGAGGTCGGCGGTGGCATGTCGGCGAGAACATCGGCCATGGCGCGGCGGATCAGCCCGGTGTTGACGCCGGCGTGGGCGCCCAGTTGACCTTTCACCAGCGCCGCCACAGCTTCGGTCAGCTCTGGAAAATCACGATTGAAGTTCTTCCCGCTGGAGAACTCAAAACGACCTTGATGGGTGGCCTGGAACATCTGGGCGATGCCAATCGGGTTGGCCATCGGCACCAACTCGACGACCCCATTCAGGCGACCTTGTTCTTCCAGCACGCGCAGACGCTGCTTAAGTTCAACCGCCACGCGCATCCCCGGCAGCTCGTCGGCATGCAGGGAGGCCTGGATGTAGGCCTTGCGTGGCCCGCTGCCAAAACGAAACAGCGACAGCCGTCGTTCTGTGCCCGAGGCCCCCCACGGCAACAGGTATTCAATGTGCTCCATAACAGCTCCTTAATGCTTGCGCGGTGCCAGATACGCCAGCCAGCGGCGCTCGGCCAGCTTGAACAGGCGAACCAGGATGAAGGTCAGGGCCAGGTAGATAAGGCCGGCGGTGATGAACGCCTCGAATGGCAGATAGAACCGCGAACTGACTGTACGAGCGGCTCCGGTGATGTCGACCAGGGTGACGATCGACGCCAGGCTGGTGGTCTGCAGCATCATCAGCACTTCGTTGCTGTATTGCGGCAGTGCCCGGCGCAAGGCCGACGGCAGGAGCACGCGGCGGTACAAGGTAAAGCGCGACATGCCCATGGCCTTGGCGGCTTCGATCTCGCCGTGGGCCGTGGCCTTCAAGCTGCCGGCCAGCAGTTCCGCGCTATAGGCACTGGTATTGATCGCGAAGGCCAGGCAGGCACAAAAGGTTGCGCTGGACAGGTAAGGCCAGAGCGCGCTTTGGCGTACCGCTTCGAACTGCGCCAAGCCGTAATAGATCAGGAACAATTGCACCAGCATCGGGGTGCCGCGAATCACATAGGTGTAGAGCCAGGCCGGGAAGTTGATCAGCGGCGATCGGGAGACGCGCATCAGCGCTAAAGGAATCGCCAGCACCAGGCCAACGGCCAGGGAAATCAGCAGAACTTTGAGGGTCAACAAGGCGCCATTGAGGTACAGCGGCAGGTTTTCCCAGATCAGGTTGTAGTCGAGAATCATGGCTGTGCTCCCCGTCACAGTTCGGCGGCTTTGACGCCGACCGAGTAGTGGTTTTCCAGATAGCGCAGCACCAGCAATGACACACTGGTCAGCAGCAAGTAGAGCGCGGCCACCGCGAGGAAAAACGTGAACGGCTCATGGGTGGCGTCCGCTGCGTTTTTGGCTTTGAACATCATGTCCTGCAACCCGATCACCGAGATCAGCGCGGTGGATTTGGTCAGCACCAACCAGTTGTTGGTGAACCCCGGAATGGCGAAACGAATCATCT
The Pseudomonas sp. GR 6-02 genome window above contains:
- a CDS encoding succinylglutamate desuccinylase/aspartoacylase family protein, with the protein product MEHIEYLLPWGASGTERRLSLFRFGSGPRKAYIQASLHADELPGMRVAVELKQRLRVLEEQGRLNGVVELVPMANPIGIAQMFQATHQGRFEFSSGKNFNRDFPELTEAVAALVKGQLGAHAGVNTGLIRRAMADVLADMPPPTSELDGLRRLLLSHACDADVVLDLHCDFESIMLLYAMPQHWPRLRSLAARLGAGAALLAEDAGGSAFDEACAIPWLRLAELFPEADIPLACVATTIELRGMADTEREQCIESAQAILGYLAEQGLISGDWPDAPPNRCEATPFAGAQYAYAPHPGVVSYLQPLGARVRVGDPLFEVIDPLTDRHSIVRASTDGILYARERLRFAQPGLWLAKVAGTRPIRQGRLLSD
- a CDS encoding ABC transporter ATP-binding protein, giving the protein MYKLEIQDLHKSYGTHEVLKGVSLEAKAGDVISIIGSSGSGKSTFLRCINLLEQPNAGNIVLNGEPLKLVTNKLGGLKAAEPKQLQRMRSRLSMVFQHFNLWSHMSALENVMEAPVHVLGMNKKQAREKAEHYLNKVGVAHRMDAWPAHMSGGEQQRVAIARALAMEPEVMLFDEPTSALDPELVGEVLKVMQDLALEGRTMVVVTHEMGFAREVSNQLVFLHKGLVEERGNPREVLVNPQSERLRQFLAGSLK
- a CDS encoding ABC transporter permease, with protein sequence MILDYNLIWENLPLYLNGALLTLKVLLISLAVGLVLAIPLALMRVSRSPLINFPAWLYTYVIRGTPMLVQLFLIYYGLAQFEAVRQSALWPYLSSATFCACLAFAINTSAYSAELLAGSLKATAHGEIEAAKAMGMSRFTLYRRVLLPSALRRALPQYSNEVLMMLQTTSLASIVTLVDITGAARTVSSRFYLPFEAFITAGLIYLALTFILVRLFKLAERRWLAYLAPRKH
- a CDS encoding MurR/RpiR family transcriptional regulator, with the protein product MPTPSKDTTVYAAPVMRKLAEIVSDLQPSLRKVADFILRHPLRAATLTIEEMAHETSTSPAAVNRLAKALNLGGYTGMKAELVATLQQMVSPVDKLRNELAHRPGGAFGLHEQIQSATSNLATAATNNHADTFEAFVTRLIEARKIYILGFGNSVYFAGLAASTLMPFCADATAISMEGGNENAAYRLAAITDQDVLLAISLPRYSLDTLQLARFANERGASVLAITDSPASPLTSIAEHVLFAPADHPVMTSSNIAVLALIEGLVAGVMARNKEAVKLATELTESVMSYLHIPASSKSSKK